A stretch of the Porifericola rhodea genome encodes the following:
- a CDS encoding metallophosphoesterase family protein, with the protein MKLLHTADWHLGKRLGDYQRLEEQKAVLEEICEIAEQEDVDAVLIAGDLFDTFNPGTEAVELFYHTVHRLAADGKRAVVAIAGNHDSPDRVEAPDPLARELGIIFHGKPDTIVRPFETRKGLKLLRADKGFVELQLPNCQAPLRLLLTPYANEVILRHFLGTEDKEEALRKLLQERWQMLADQYCDSQGVNLLMAHLYFRQREGTPPEEPDDEKPILHMGGAQAIFTEDIPKQIQYVALGHLHRYQNLEGADCPVVYSSSPLGYSFSEAHQQKYVVIVEAEAGQPVDMQKLPLQSGRKLLRKTFNAKDEAVSWLLENPNTYVELTYKSDTYIESDIKRALYDAHDGIVSIIPELKLAQLEETKSTKVNLQQDIRLLFKDYFEHRKGQAPSDELMDLLNEILDVDEDDD; encoded by the coding sequence CACCGCCGACTGGCACCTGGGAAAAAGGCTGGGCGACTATCAACGTCTGGAAGAGCAGAAAGCCGTTTTAGAAGAAATTTGTGAAATTGCAGAGCAGGAAGATGTGGATGCCGTACTCATCGCCGGAGATTTATTTGATACGTTTAATCCCGGTACTGAGGCGGTAGAACTTTTTTACCATACTGTCCATCGCCTTGCGGCAGATGGCAAAAGAGCAGTAGTGGCTATAGCTGGCAATCATGACTCACCGGATAGGGTAGAGGCACCGGATCCTCTGGCAAGAGAGCTTGGTATCATCTTTCATGGTAAGCCAGATACCATCGTTCGTCCATTTGAAACCCGCAAGGGACTGAAGCTGCTCCGTGCCGATAAGGGTTTTGTAGAGTTGCAACTCCCAAATTGCCAGGCGCCATTGCGGCTGCTGCTTACGCCATATGCCAATGAAGTCATTCTCCGTCACTTTTTAGGAACAGAAGACAAGGAGGAAGCCTTGCGCAAGCTCTTACAGGAAAGGTGGCAGATGCTGGCAGATCAGTATTGCGACAGTCAGGGGGTAAATCTTCTCATGGCTCACCTCTACTTCAGGCAAAGAGAAGGTACTCCACCCGAAGAGCCAGATGATGAAAAGCCTATCCTTCATATGGGTGGGGCTCAGGCCATATTTACCGAAGATATACCCAAACAAATACAATATGTAGCGCTGGGTCATTTACATCGCTATCAAAATCTGGAGGGAGCCGACTGCCCTGTAGTTTATAGCAGTAGTCCCCTGGGGTATAGCTTTAGCGAAGCTCATCAGCAAAAATATGTTGTAATTGTTGAGGCAGAAGCTGGCCAACCGGTAGATATGCAGAAACTTCCGCTACAGTCTGGGCGAAAATTATTGCGCAAAACTTTTAATGCTAAAGATGAGGCAGTAAGCTGGCTACTGGAGAACCCCAATACATATGTGGAGCTTACCTATAAAAGTGATACCTATATAGAAAGTGATATCAAGCGGGCATTGTATGATGCTCATGATGGTATAGTAAGTATCATTCCTGAACTTAAACTGGCACAACTGGAAGAGACCAAATCCACCAAAGTTAATTTACAACAGGACATCCGACTGCTCTTTAAAGATTATTTTGAGCACCGCAAAGGCCAGGCTCCCTCTGATGAGTTAATGGACTTGCTAAACGAAATTCTGGATGTGGACGAAGACGATGACTAA